In Syntrophobacterales bacterium, a single genomic region encodes these proteins:
- a CDS encoding HU family DNA-binding protein has protein sequence MTKAELIAVIAEEAEITKAAAAKALEAYVGTVAKELKKNGKIGLVGFGAFSVVKRKAREGRNPQTGKKIKIPAKKVVKFKVGKALASKVK, from the coding sequence ATGACAAAAGCGGAATTGATTGCGGTAATAGCGGAAGAGGCTGAAATCACCAAAGCTGCGGCGGCAAAGGCTCTTGAGGCCTACGTGGGAACGGTAGCAAAGGAACTCAAGAAAAACGGCAAGATCGGACTGGTCGGATTTGGCGCTTTTTCGGTTGTCAAGAGGAAGGCGCGCGAAGGCAGAAACCCGCAGACCGGCAAGAAGATCAAGATCCCGGCCAAGAAGGTGGTTAAGTTCAAGGTTGGCAAAGCTCTGGCCAGCAAAGTAAAGTAG